The nucleotide sequence CGGAAGCCTGCGAAACATGGATGGACAAGTGCAGGTCCAGTGCCAGTCCGATCGAATCAAATCCGGGGCCTAAGTTGGCTGTCGACGCCGGCACGGTTACCGTAAAGTCTTTCCATTTCATGCCTTGACTCCTTTCTTCAAATCCTCCCAGAAGCGTTCCATATCTTCCGGCACCAATTGTGCTTTATGTTCGTTTACTGAAATTGCGGTTTCCGGATCTTTCAACCCATTGCCCGTCAATACGGCTACGACTGTCGATCCTTTTGGAAGGCTGCCGCTCTCCACTTGCTTTTTGATGCCGGCAATAGAAGCGCACGATGCGGGTTCTGCGAATACCCCTTCAGTCGACGCCAACAATTGATAGGCTTCGAGAATTTCTTCGTCTGTCGCTGCCAGGATGGTGCCGTTTGATTCAGCCAAGGCATTCAACGCTAAGTCCCAGCTTGCCGGATTGCCGATGCGGATGGCAGTTGCCACCGTTTCCGGATTTTCGACGACTTGGTTGTTGACGATCGGCGCTGCACCAGCTGCCTGGACACCCAGAAGTTCAGGGCGTTTCGCGCCGGTTTTATTGGCATATTCGCTAAAGCCTTTCCATGAAGCAGAAATATTCCCGGCATTGCCAACCGGCAATGCAAAGATATCCGGCACACGGTCAAGCTGATCGATCACTTCAAACGCAATGGTTTTCTGCCCTTCCAGACGATACGGGTTTACCGAGTTGACAAGGGCAATGCCTGCTTCCTGTCCGACTTCGCGGACCATGCGGAGCGCTTCGTCAAAATTGCCTTTGATCTCCAGGATTTCTGCGCCGTACATTTTGGCTTGGGCCAATTTCCCGAGAGCGATGCGGCCTTCCGGAATGACGACGATGGTGCGCATTCCCGCTCTTGCACCGTAAGCAGCAGCGGATGCAGATGTGTTGCCGGTTGAGGCACAAACCAATACGCTTTTCCCTTCTTCTTTCGCTTTGGCAACCGCCATGACCATGCCGCGGTCTTTAAAAGAGCCGGTCGGGTTTGCCCCTTCCAGTTTTACGTAGAGTTCAATCCCCCATTGCTCGGATAATTTCTCCAAATGGACAAGCGGTGTGTTGCCTTCTTGAAGAGTGAGTGCTGGTGTAGCTTCAGTTACTGGCAACCACTCTTTATACTGTTCGATCAATCCTGGCCATCTCATGCTGTTTCCTCCCCTTCGATGCGGTAATGGCTGATGACGCTAGCCGTTCCTGCTAAATCGTTTAATACGTTCAAATGCTGCTGGCGTGAAATTTGATGAGTCAAAAACACCAGTTCCGCCTGTCCGTCCTGTTCAGCCGGATGCTGCATGACTGACTGGAGGCTGGCACCGTGTTTGCTGTAGATCGCCGTCAATTTCGACAGGACACCCACTTCGTCTTTAACCAGCAAACGGTGGAAATATTTCGCAAAACGGCTGCTTTCCGGCTTGATCACCCGTTCGTGCTGCGCTGAATGGACCCGCTTGCCGTTCACTTCAAGCAGCAAGTTCCGGCATGCCGCAATAATATCCGAGACGACTGAAGTTGCAGTCGGAAGCGAACCGGCTCCCGGGCCGTACAGCATTGTTTCCCCTACTGCATCACCGTATATGTATACTGCATTGAATTCATTATTGACCGAAGCCAGCGGATGCGAATTCGCAAGGAAAATCGGTTCTACTGCGACTTCGATGCCGTCTTCGTCTTTCTTGGAAGAACCGACCATTTTCATTGTGTAGCCGAAATTATTCGCCATTTCCAAATCGCCGTCTTGGATTTCGCTCATTCCCCGAACAAGCACATCGTCGATATGGACTTCTGTTGAAAATGCCAGCGATGACAAAATGACCATTTTACGGGCTGCATCCAGGCCATCCACGTCCGCTGACGGGTCAGCTTCTGCATAGCCGAGTCTTGTCGCTTCTGCAAGAGCTGTTTCATAGCTCATGTTTTCTTTTTTCATTTTTGTCAAGATGAAGTTGGTCGTACCGTTGACGATCCCCATCAAACTGGAAATGCGGTCGGATGCTAAGCCGTCTTCCAATGTACGGATAATTGGGATGCCTCCCGCTACGCTCGCTTCATAGAACAAGTCGCATTTTTGTTCATCTGCCAACTTCAACAAGTCATGCCCATATTCAGCCATGACGTCTTTGTTGGCAGTCACGACTTGCTTGCCGGCTTTCAGCGCTTCTTCAATCGCACGCTTCGCTTCATCAATGCCGCCCATCACTTCTACAATGATATCGAGAGAAGAATCGTTCAATATTTCATCTATATCGGTTGTGAAAACGTTTGGATCCAGAATCGACAAACGTTCTTTATTATTGTTGCGGACTAAAACTTTTTTGATGGACACTTGAACGCCCAGCTTATGGTGCAGGTCTTGTTGATGCTGCTGCAAAATTTTAGCGACCCCGCTGCCAACAGTTCCGAGGCCTAATAATCCGATTGAAATTTCATTTTTCATTGACGATTCCTCCTACGC is from Planococcus liqunii and encodes:
- the thrC gene encoding threonine synthase is translated as MRWPGLIEQYKEWLPVTEATPALTLQEGNTPLVHLEKLSEQWGIELYVKLEGANPTGSFKDRGMVMAVAKAKEEGKSVLVCASTGNTSASAAAYGARAGMRTIVVIPEGRIALGKLAQAKMYGAEILEIKGNFDEALRMVREVGQEAGIALVNSVNPYRLEGQKTIAFEVIDQLDRVPDIFALPVGNAGNISASWKGFSEYANKTGAKRPELLGVQAAGAAPIVNNQVVENPETVATAIRIGNPASWDLALNALAESNGTILAATDEEILEAYQLLASTEGVFAEPASCASIAGIKKQVESGSLPKGSTVVAVLTGNGLKDPETAISVNEHKAQLVPEDMERFWEDLKKGVKA
- a CDS encoding homoserine dehydrogenase, whose product is MKNEISIGLLGLGTVGSGVAKILQQHQQDLHHKLGVQVSIKKVLVRNNNKERLSILDPNVFTTDIDEILNDSSLDIIVEVMGGIDEAKRAIEEALKAGKQVVTANKDVMAEYGHDLLKLADEQKCDLFYEASVAGGIPIIRTLEDGLASDRISSLMGIVNGTTNFILTKMKKENMSYETALAEATRLGYAEADPSADVDGLDAARKMVILSSLAFSTEVHIDDVLVRGMSEIQDGDLEMANNFGYTMKMVGSSKKDEDGIEVAVEPIFLANSHPLASVNNEFNAVYIYGDAVGETMLYGPGAGSLPTATSVVSDIIAACRNLLLEVNGKRVHSAQHERVIKPESSRFAKYFHRLLVKDEVGVLSKLTAIYSKHGASLQSVMQHPAEQDGQAELVFLTHQISRQQHLNVLNDLAGTASVISHYRIEGEETA